Proteins encoded by one window of Salvia splendens isolate huo1 chromosome 14, SspV2, whole genome shotgun sequence:
- the LOC121763894 gene encoding microsomal glutathione S-transferase 3-like: MAGVELLPREYGYVVLVLVFYCFINFWMTAQVGRARKKYNVSYPTLYASEADNKDAKLFNCIQRGHQNSLEMLPMFLMLMILGGIRHPLIAASLGVVYCVSRIFYFKGYSTGDPLKRLSIGKYGFLALFGLIICTISCGVGMLTA; this comes from the exons ATGGCTGGCGTTGAATTGCTACCCAGGGAGTACGGATACGTAGTTCTTGTTCTGGTTTTCTATTGTTTCATTAATTTCTGGATGACTGCGCAAGTCGGCAGAGCCCGCAAGAA GTATAATGTATCTTATCCGACTCTGTATGCGAGTGAAGCTGATAACAAGGATGCCAAACTCTTCAATTGTATCCAG AGGGGGCACCAGAATTCACTGGAAATGCTGCCCATGTTCTTGATGTTGATGATTCTGGGAGGTATCAGGCACCCTTTGATTGCTGCATCACTGGGAGTTGTTTACTGCGTCTCTCGAATTTTCTACTTCAAAGGCTACTCCACCGGTGATCCTCTGAAACGCCTGTCCATCGG GAAATATGGTTTCTTGGCCTTATTTGGGCTGATAATTTGCACAATTTCATGTGGAGTTGGTATGCTTACTGCTTGA